DNA sequence from the Syntrophorhabdaceae bacterium genome:
CCCTGAAAACGTACATTCGATTTGTCACCAAGTTCTTCACGGTAGATCTCACTGAAACGCCTCTTCCTGTCAGAAAAGTCATCCAGTCTTGCCATCTGGGCCAACCCAAGCGCTGCTTCGATGTTTGTCATCCTGTAGTTGAATCCTATCTCCGGATGATAGTATCCTCTTGATTCGTCACGCGCCTGATTGACAAGAAACTTGATGTGCTCCAGGCTATCCTCATTATTACCGACAACCATTCCACCTCCACCTGTCGTGATCGTCTTGTTCCCATTAAAGCTGAAACACCCCAGATCACCGATCGTCCCGGTATAACGTCCCTTGTATGCAGCACCCAGGCTTTCAGTGGCGTCCTCAATGACAATGAGTCCAGACTTTTTCGCTATCTTCATTATTTCGTCCATATTACAAGGGTTCCCGTAAAGATGCACAGGAATGATCGCCCTTGTCCGCGACGATAAGCACTTTTCTATCTCCTTCGGATCGATGTTCCATGTATCCCTCTCAACATCTGCGAAAACAGGCCTGGCATTTACATAAATTACAGGATTTACTGTTGCCACAAAGGTAAGGGCGGGCACGATAACCTCGTCACCCTCTCCAATCCCCATCTCATAAAGAGCCATATGGAGTGCCGCTGTCCCGCTCTGGGTAGATACTGCCCTCTTTGTATCGAGATACCCTGCAAACTTCTCTTCGAACTCCGACACAAAGGGGCCGAAGGTGGAAACAAAACCAGAGTCGATCACCCTTGTAATATAATCCTTTTCGATCGCGCCCAGATTAGGCGCATCAAGCTCAATGTGCAACAGGGTTCTCCAGTCTCGGTTTTGTATTGTAATATATATCGGCGTCAGGGTCTTCAATGATACCCAATGACAACATATCTACAACATCCTTTACGCCATCCTCTACGGTAAACTGGTTTTTAAGGCCGAGATAACGCTCAAGCTTTGTAAAATCGACCTGGTAATCCCGGAGATCGGTGCCCTTCTCAACGACATCTATCTTGAGATCAGGGACAAACTGCTTTACAATATTGGCAATCTTGATCTTCTGGTAATTTTCGCCGTTAAATCCCACATTAAAGACATTGTTTCGCACCTTCCCGAATTGTTCGATCATCTTTATGATCACCCTTGCCGCATCATAGACGTGGATATAGGGCCTGTATGTATACGGTAAAAAGACATCGAGATACTTCTTTCTGTATGCGTTCATGGCAAAATCATTCACCGTGAGATCAAAGCGCATCCTCGGGGAGGCGCCATAAACAGTCGACATCCTGCAGATTATCCAGTC
Encoded proteins:
- a CDS encoding aminotransferase class V-fold PLP-dependent enzyme; translated protein: MHIELDAPNLGAIEKDYITRVIDSGFVSTFGPFVSEFEEKFAGYLDTKRAVSTQSGTAALHMALYEMGIGEGDEVIVPALTFVATVNPVIYVNARPVFADVERDTWNIDPKEIEKCLSSRTRAIIPVHLYGNPCNMDEIMKIAKKSGLIVIEDATESLGAAYKGRYTGTIGDLGCFSFNGNKTITTGGGGMVVGNNEDSLEHIKFLVNQARDESRGYYHPEIGFNYRMTNIEAALGLAQMARLDDFSDRKRRFSEIYREELGDKSNVRFQGQYDGAASSWWLTCVTFEGKTDLPSLQKDLRERGIPTRRVFMPVTEFPPFATDNRVFENSREIYERGLCLPSSTLNTEDDVYYVCKTIKELISS
- a CDS encoding SDR family oxidoreductase, translated to MKILITGGAGYVGSVLTNTALGNGYNVRVIDSLYFDNKVPLVNLGNPNYEFFRFDISESHNLKPYLEGVDYIIHTAAIVGEPASNKFPELTERVNYAAAKEIVRLAAEQGVKGFIFLSTCSNYGITEGLAREEGDLKPLSLYSDTKVRMEKLLIDRTSNIDWIICRMSTVYGASPRMRFDLTVNDFAMNAYRKKYLDVFLPYTYRPYIHVYDAARVIIKMIEQFGKVRNNVFNVGFNGENYQKIKIANIVKQFVPDLKIDVVEKGTDLRDYQVDFTKLERYLGLKNQFTVEDGVKDVVDMLSLGIIEDPDADIYYNTKPRLENPVAH